Proteins encoded in a region of the Thiohalorhabdus denitrificans genome:
- a CDS encoding DksA/TraR family C4-type zinc finger protein: MAGGWTKDGDIQQQIEDTVEDELLRVRSQLPEGESLRHCEECEAEIPQARREAVPGVRLCVPCQSERDAEQRPHSYFNRRGSKDSQLR; encoded by the coding sequence ATGGCCGGCGGCTGGACCAAGGACGGCGACATCCAGCAGCAGATCGAGGACACCGTGGAGGACGAGCTCCTCCGGGTCCGCAGCCAGCTCCCCGAGGGGGAGAGCCTGCGACACTGCGAGGAATGCGAGGCGGAGATCCCCCAGGCCCGCCGGGAGGCCGTCCCGGGGGTCCGGCTGTGCGTCCCCTGCCAGTCCGAGCGGGACGCGGAGCAGCGCCCCCACAGCTATTTCAACCGTCGCGGCAGCAAGGACAGCCAGCTGCGCTGA
- a CDS encoding ion transporter, which yields MTTLTRPNWRAQLGSWVESARVQRVITALILINAVTLGLQTSERAVEAAGGLLYVIDRLVVAVFVLEITAKLAAFRGAFWRSGWNVFDFLVVGVSVIPAGEQFAVLRALRVLRVLRLTTVVPQMRSVVGSLLAALPGMTSIIAVLLLIFYVAGVMATRLYGEQFPDDFGNIGISMYTLFQIMTLESWSEAIVRPVMEVYPSAWLFFVPFIVITSFAVLNLFMALIVDSMQKLHAAEWEEEREEISEIGARERAAIEEELASLREELRLLRREMAGGGQRTEDRD from the coding sequence ATGACGACCCTTACCCGACCCAACTGGCGGGCCCAGCTGGGCAGCTGGGTCGAGTCGGCCCGCGTGCAGCGGGTCATCACCGCCCTCATTCTGATCAACGCCGTCACCCTGGGCCTGCAGACCTCCGAGCGGGCCGTGGAGGCCGCCGGCGGGCTTCTGTATGTCATCGACCGCCTGGTGGTGGCGGTGTTCGTGCTGGAGATCACCGCCAAGCTGGCGGCCTTCCGCGGTGCCTTCTGGCGCTCGGGCTGGAACGTTTTCGATTTCCTGGTGGTGGGGGTCTCCGTAATCCCCGCCGGGGAGCAGTTTGCCGTCCTGCGCGCCCTCCGGGTGCTGCGGGTGCTGCGCCTGACCACGGTGGTGCCCCAGATGCGCTCGGTGGTGGGCTCGCTTCTGGCGGCCCTGCCGGGCATGACCTCTATCATCGCCGTGCTGCTGCTCATCTTCTACGTCGCCGGGGTCATGGCCACTCGCCTCTACGGTGAACAGTTTCCCGACGACTTCGGGAACATCGGCATCTCCATGTACACCCTGTTCCAGATCATGACACTGGAGAGCTGGTCGGAGGCCATCGTCCGCCCGGTGATGGAGGTGTACCCCTCCGCCTGGCTGTTCTTCGTGCCCTTTATCGTTATCACCAGCTTCGCTGTGCTCAACCTGTTCATGGCCCTCATCGTGGACTCCATGCAGAAGCTGCACGCCGCCGAATGGGAGGAGGAGCGCGAGGAGATCAGCGAGATCGGGGCCCGGGAGCGGGCCGCCATCGAGGAGGAGCTGGCGTCCCTGCGGGAGGAGCTGCGGCTTCTGCGCCGGGAGATGGCTGGTGGCGGGCAGCGAACCGAGGACCGGGACTGA
- a CDS encoding TonB-dependent receptor family protein, with amino-acid sequence MAGLLAAPTVGAEEETLEPVTVTAPRLERPLAETPAAVTRVEGAERRAGRPGLTLDEGLEAVPGLYFQNRHNFAQGLRVSSRGFGARAAFGIRGLRLRQDGLPLTLPDGQSQVDTVDLDAVESVEVRRGPASVLYGNATGGVIDLRTAEGFAMERSPVVRLQAGSHAMRKANVRAGGTRGDWGYHASITGFSEEGHREQSAAEKYLARGSATRRFAGGRELRLIAGAMDTPFAEDPGGLTREELEADPGQADPDAVTLDAGQSVDQQDLGAVWTDPASLPGELTARAFASRRDFEQQLPFYFEQDGEPAAENRVGYQRWFYGTRLEYADEGTWGAVPVEGVVGVDVDRQEDDRVRHVVDEERTVREQTVDERQTATAAGLFGRVGAAVTEATGLTLGLRADRLRLAIDDHLAGPVDDSGARTFTESSAGLGLTHAVGAHTFYANVTTAFESPTFVELADPAGGGGFNPDLEPQRAVNREVGVRGPVGALGTYEVALFSVRVRDELVPFERDGRTFYENAGATRREGVEAGVELEPAAGWSLRAALTLADYRFTDFRDRAGNDYASNEIPGLPPYHGGLILRRAGERGFAEAGLRYAGPTYADNGNTVEVDGYTVADLRAGWRWALPGERLLTLYGGVENLADTDYVANVRVNAGPGYFEPAPGRTAYAGVEVGF; translated from the coding sequence ATGGCAGGGCTCCTGGCGGCGCCTACCGTCGGCGCCGAGGAGGAGACCCTGGAGCCGGTGACGGTGACCGCGCCGCGCCTGGAGCGGCCGCTGGCGGAGACGCCGGCGGCGGTCACCCGCGTGGAAGGGGCGGAGCGGCGCGCCGGACGGCCCGGCCTGACCCTGGACGAGGGCCTGGAGGCGGTGCCCGGCCTGTACTTCCAGAACCGCCACAACTTCGCCCAGGGGCTGCGCGTCTCCTCGCGGGGCTTCGGCGCGCGCGCCGCCTTCGGCATCCGGGGCCTGCGGCTGCGCCAGGACGGCCTGCCGCTCACCCTTCCCGACGGCCAGTCCCAGGTGGACACCGTGGACCTGGACGCCGTGGAATCGGTGGAGGTGCGGCGCGGGCCGGCCTCCGTGCTCTACGGCAACGCCACCGGCGGGGTCATCGACCTGCGCACCGCCGAGGGCTTCGCCATGGAGCGCAGCCCGGTGGTGCGTCTGCAGGCGGGCTCCCACGCCATGCGCAAGGCCAACGTGCGGGCCGGCGGCACCCGCGGCGACTGGGGCTACCACGCCTCCATCACCGGCTTCAGCGAGGAGGGTCACAGGGAGCAGAGCGCGGCTGAGAAGTACCTGGCCCGGGGCAGCGCCACGCGGCGCTTCGCCGGCGGCCGCGAGCTGCGCCTCATCGCCGGGGCGATGGACACTCCCTTCGCCGAGGACCCCGGCGGCCTGACCCGGGAGGAGTTGGAGGCCGATCCCGGTCAGGCCGATCCCGACGCCGTCACGCTGGACGCCGGCCAGAGCGTTGACCAGCAGGACCTCGGCGCGGTGTGGACCGACCCGGCGAGCCTGCCCGGCGAGCTCACGGCGCGCGCCTTCGCCAGCCGGCGCGATTTCGAGCAGCAGCTGCCGTTCTACTTCGAGCAGGACGGGGAGCCGGCCGCCGAGAACCGGGTGGGCTACCAGCGGTGGTTCTACGGTACGCGGCTGGAGTACGCCGATGAGGGCACCTGGGGAGCTGTGCCGGTGGAGGGGGTGGTGGGGGTCGACGTGGATCGCCAGGAGGACGACCGGGTGCGCCACGTGGTGGACGAAGAGCGCACGGTCCGGGAGCAGACGGTGGACGAGCGCCAGACCGCCACCGCCGCGGGCCTGTTCGGCCGGGTGGGGGCGGCTGTCACCGAGGCCACCGGGCTTACCCTCGGCCTGCGGGCCGACCGCCTGCGCCTGGCCATCGACGATCACCTCGCCGGCCCGGTGGACGACTCCGGGGCCCGCACCTTCACCGAGTCCAGCGCCGGCCTGGGGTTGACCCACGCGGTTGGCGCCCACACCTTCTACGCCAACGTGACCACCGCCTTCGAGAGCCCCACCTTCGTGGAGCTGGCCGACCCGGCCGGCGGGGGCGGCTTCAACCCGGACCTGGAGCCGCAGCGGGCGGTGAACCGGGAGGTGGGGGTGCGCGGACCCGTGGGCGCCCTGGGGACCTACGAAGTGGCGCTGTTCTCGGTGCGGGTGCGCGACGAGCTGGTGCCCTTCGAGCGGGACGGCCGCACCTTCTACGAGAACGCCGGGGCCACCCGCCGGGAGGGCGTGGAGGCCGGGGTGGAGCTGGAGCCCGCCGCTGGTTGGAGCCTGCGCGCGGCGCTCACGCTGGCGGACTACCGCTTCACCGATTTCCGCGACCGCGCGGGCAACGACTACGCCAGCAACGAGATACCGGGGCTTCCCCCCTACCATGGCGGCCTGATCCTGCGCCGCGCCGGCGAGCGGGGGTTCGCCGAGGCCGGACTGCGCTACGCTGGGCCCACCTACGCCGACAACGGAAACACGGTGGAGGTGGACGGGTATACGGTGGCGGACCTGCGCGCCGGCTGGCGCTGGGCCCTGCCGGGGGAGCGGCTCCTGACCCTGTACGGCGGGGTGGAGAACCTGGCCGACACCGACTACGTGGCGAACGTCCGCGTGAACGCGGGGCCCGGCTATTTCGAGCCCGCCCCGGGCCGCACCGCCTATGCCGGGGTGGAGGTGGGCTTCTGA
- a CDS encoding alginate export family protein, producing the protein MGNHRKLLCGMSALAAGFLLPSPAEAGVTIEDGDTALEVGAQLRIRHQSPPFPANEDLPRFTNYRARLNLDFQADNGFRIFLQPQKVGVFGDNDTGAAVDFNRTPANQSLHQAFLDWPLNDQLDLRLGRFEQHLADHRLIGDFRWSNRARSFDGGRLRWSAGNHQVSLFALQLAGEDYGGNAGGPLPVGDADADQQAYVAHFRNDALVPASRLELTYVYDDDLQGTPFSASRLEHGPGGLPASERHTGGFFLARTDSGGSFLSPFLGRTLKYPKDPGLYWRLEGYLQRGDMGPSRAGQDIDAYMAAGYLGYGLGNVPGRPLVWGGVDYLSGDRDASTGDYEAFSTLYSTNHPYYGYMDYFLISPDANTNGHGLRDAHLSLHLKPAKRLGVWLKGHNFALADAPGGTDDALGNEVDLTVAYKAHPRAVLLLGYSKFFSDDGMHDLGRIESDEDPNFLYGMVNASF; encoded by the coding sequence ATGGGGAATCACCGGAAACTGCTCTGCGGGATGTCGGCGCTTGCCGCCGGTTTCCTGCTGCCGTCCCCGGCGGAGGCCGGGGTGACCATAGAGGATGGCGACACCGCGCTGGAGGTTGGGGCCCAGCTTCGCATCCGTCACCAGAGCCCACCCTTTCCCGCCAACGAGGACCTGCCCCGGTTCACCAACTATCGGGCCAGGCTGAACCTCGATTTTCAGGCCGATAACGGCTTCCGGATCTTCCTGCAGCCCCAGAAGGTAGGGGTTTTCGGGGACAACGACACGGGCGCGGCGGTGGATTTCAACCGCACGCCCGCCAACCAGTCCCTGCACCAAGCCTTCCTGGACTGGCCGCTCAATGACCAGCTCGACCTTCGGCTCGGGCGGTTCGAACAGCACCTGGCCGACCATCGCTTGATCGGGGATTTCCGCTGGTCCAACCGGGCCCGCTCCTTTGATGGCGGGCGCCTGCGCTGGTCCGCTGGGAACCACCAGGTGAGCCTGTTCGCCCTGCAGCTGGCGGGGGAGGACTACGGTGGCAACGCAGGTGGGCCCTTGCCGGTGGGGGATGCCGACGCCGACCAGCAAGCCTACGTGGCCCATTTCCGCAACGACGCCCTGGTGCCGGCCAGCCGGCTGGAGCTTACCTACGTCTACGACGATGACCTCCAAGGAACCCCGTTCTCCGCCTCCCGGCTGGAGCACGGGCCAGGCGGCCTGCCCGCTTCGGAGCGCCACACCGGTGGGTTCTTCCTGGCGCGCACCGATTCCGGGGGCAGCTTCCTGAGCCCCTTTCTGGGCCGGACCCTGAAGTACCCCAAGGACCCGGGGCTGTACTGGCGGCTGGAGGGGTATCTGCAGCGCGGGGATATGGGCCCCAGCCGGGCCGGCCAGGACATCGACGCCTACATGGCCGCCGGCTACCTGGGGTACGGCCTGGGAAATGTCCCGGGCCGGCCGTTGGTTTGGGGCGGGGTGGACTACCTGTCCGGTGACAGGGACGCCTCTACTGGGGACTATGAGGCCTTCAGCACCCTCTACTCCACCAACCATCCCTATTACGGGTACATGGACTACTTCCTGATCTCCCCCGATGCCAATACCAACGGCCATGGTCTCCGCGATGCCCACCTGTCGCTGCATCTCAAGCCCGCCAAGCGGCTAGGGGTGTGGCTCAAGGGGCATAACTTCGCTCTGGCCGATGCACCGGGCGGCACCGATGACGCCCTAGGCAACGAGGTCGACCTGACCGTGGCCTACAAGGCGCACCCCAGGGCGGTTCTGCTGCTGGGGTATTCCAAGTTCTTCAGCGACGACGGCATGCACGACCTGGGAAGGATCGAATCCGACGAGGACCCGAACTTCCTCTATGGCATGGTCAACGCCAGCTTCTGA
- the bfr gene encoding bacterioferritin: MKGDAKVIEYLNRVLTNELTAINQYFMHAKMCEDWGLKKLAEVTRKESIEEMRHAEELMDRVLFLEGLPNLQDLGKLRVGEDVQEQLRNDLGLEQDAIPLLREAIVYCRENGDEVSKDLFQRILDDEEEHVDFLETQLELIDKVGLQNYLQTQMESAG, from the coding sequence ATGAAAGGCGACGCCAAGGTCATCGAATACCTGAACCGGGTGCTCACCAACGAGCTCACCGCTATCAACCAGTACTTCATGCACGCCAAGATGTGCGAGGACTGGGGCCTGAAGAAACTGGCGGAGGTGACCCGCAAGGAGAGCATCGAGGAGATGCGCCACGCCGAGGAGCTCATGGACCGCGTGCTGTTCCTCGAGGGGCTCCCCAACCTCCAGGACCTCGGTAAGCTGCGGGTGGGCGAGGACGTCCAGGAGCAGCTGCGCAACGACCTGGGCCTGGAGCAGGACGCCATCCCGCTGCTGCGCGAGGCCATCGTCTACTGCCGCGAAAACGGTGACGAGGTCTCCAAGGACCTGTTCCAGCGCATCCTGGACGACGAGGAGGAGCACGTGGACTTCCTGGAGACCCAGCTCGAGCTTATCGACAAGGTGGGCCTCCAGAACTACCTGCAGACCCAGATGGAGTCGGCGGGGTAG
- a CDS encoding GNAT family N-acetyltransferase: MEEFSHPHSPVYGPIRHQPLREATDLAESFVDTVSAERPRWDVIGLDKMDPTRPWYRSLRDALTDRGWWVQEYYCFGNWYLPTEGVTYEAYMAGRPSSLRNTVRRKTRQFLRQPGARLTIYDSLRDLEEGVSAYERVWNRSWKGPDPNFHLTAEWMRHCAERGRLRLGVAWLGGTPAAAQLWAVHGGTVYIHNLCFDEDLKAFSPGTILTARLMERVLDGDGVREVDYLIGDEPYKRKWMTHRRERWGLRAFNPRTPVGIMQGGWNIGGSWAKRRFRSLVPRKAG; this comes from the coding sequence TTGGAGGAATTCTCCCATCCCCATTCCCCGGTCTACGGCCCCATCCGCCACCAGCCCCTCCGGGAGGCAACGGATCTGGCCGAGTCCTTCGTGGACACCGTCAGCGCGGAGCGTCCCCGCTGGGACGTCATCGGTCTGGACAAGATGGATCCCACCCGTCCGTGGTACCGGTCCCTCCGTGATGCCCTCACGGACCGGGGCTGGTGGGTGCAGGAATACTACTGCTTCGGGAACTGGTACCTGCCGACGGAGGGGGTGACGTACGAGGCGTACATGGCGGGCCGGCCTTCGTCTCTCAGGAACACCGTGCGCCGCAAGACCCGGCAGTTCCTGCGCCAGCCCGGGGCCCGGCTGACCATCTACGACTCTCTCCGGGATCTGGAGGAGGGGGTTTCCGCCTACGAACGGGTCTGGAACCGGAGCTGGAAGGGGCCGGACCCCAACTTCCATCTCACCGCGGAATGGATGCGCCACTGTGCCGAGCGCGGGAGGCTTCGCCTGGGCGTGGCCTGGCTGGGGGGGACGCCCGCCGCCGCGCAGCTGTGGGCGGTGCACGGGGGCACGGTCTACATCCACAATCTCTGCTTCGACGAGGATCTGAAGGCCTTCTCTCCGGGGACTATCCTCACCGCCCGGCTCATGGAGCGGGTCCTGGACGGGGATGGTGTCCGGGAGGTGGATTACCTGATCGGCGACGAACCCTACAAGCGGAAATGGATGACCCACCGGCGGGAGCGGTGGGGCCTGCGCGCCTTCAACCCTCGCACCCCGGTAGGGATCATGCAGGGGGGCTGGAACATTGGCGGGAGCTGGGCCAAGCGACGATTTCGCAGTCTGGTGCCCCGAAAGGCGGGCTGA
- a CDS encoding ATP-binding protein yields the protein MQTNFLLPEESGEGWRLDPRHRWVLTWGVALVLLLPPIALLGLREQALDESYVLALTHGVVEGFCGLVALLVVVAAGGIYFLQPRNELLFFTLAFLAMGLFDLIHAISEPGSERFVALHSLSVAWGALLMLTAYLAVLPRMRLDHLEPRKILTAVLVPLVGSLLLVYWVPDQEFLAMVHPSGRSQEFTWASIFLNGAAGVLFTGAALLCFAGYRRSGELSLGVFTAIHGLFAESAFLFPLSTLWDINWWLWHGVKVLLYMGILAFLVFGYIYAVRKIQGVKNALSRSNERLQEQQEQLEFSYRVLSCRTTITECGAGTLDMERILETFETAVGRLVGPVSGRFYIDASVLRNPDLLKDELLGDSGAERLAFQEQDNRAAESGRGVCVDVHAHGRRLGRLSLCWGEAEDPGQDRMGEILSMVDGASQALAGAILYRETVWEGGVQDTMQTIVSMINSAGDVRDILNVVCRDGARLLKAEAAAIWLADAQEDSLRRYACCHPEFSPMEGRLGEWPLEEHSGPLERVLRRNRPEAVDLTVHPKLRGLFAQGGGPCRQGAIFPVEGRDGVLGLLVLCRNMDVPFSGETMAKAQLLAMHAGMALQDAFLIQELSATNEQLQRTQREKIRSEKLAAIGQMSAGIAHEIRNPLGAMSNCLKILNSPGTGEHARDRALRILEEEARRLEKTASDFLDFARPAGEMLRESDPRRLLASVEEEAQAHLAGQDADIQLLVDAPPALPMCRMDSDRLRQALWNLFLNAVKACGDAGRIRLCGTSLDGELRLAVEDDGRGIEPEQMEDIFEPFFTTNASGSGLGLAIVKQVVESQGGRVEVSSVPGSGTTVALILPLTEEAHVQRSTVSGNLAG from the coding sequence GTGCAGACCAACTTCCTTCTGCCCGAGGAGTCCGGGGAAGGCTGGCGGCTGGATCCCAGGCACCGGTGGGTGCTGACCTGGGGTGTGGCCCTGGTCCTGCTGTTGCCCCCGATCGCTCTGTTGGGTCTTCGGGAGCAGGCCCTGGACGAGAGCTATGTCCTGGCCCTCACCCACGGGGTTGTGGAGGGGTTTTGTGGTCTCGTGGCCCTGCTGGTGGTGGTGGCCGCCGGCGGGATCTATTTCCTGCAACCCCGCAATGAGCTGCTGTTTTTCACCCTGGCCTTCCTGGCCATGGGCTTGTTCGACCTGATCCACGCCATCTCGGAGCCGGGCTCCGAGCGATTCGTCGCCCTCCACTCCCTCTCGGTCGCCTGGGGCGCCCTGCTCATGCTGACGGCCTACCTGGCCGTCCTGCCGCGGATGCGTCTGGACCATCTGGAGCCGCGGAAGATTCTGACCGCGGTCCTCGTCCCCCTGGTGGGAAGCCTTCTACTGGTTTATTGGGTCCCTGACCAGGAATTCCTGGCCATGGTTCACCCCTCGGGTCGCAGCCAGGAGTTCACCTGGGCGAGCATTTTTCTGAACGGAGCGGCCGGGGTCCTGTTCACGGGGGCCGCCCTGCTCTGCTTCGCCGGTTACCGGCGGAGCGGAGAGCTCTCCCTGGGGGTGTTTACGGCTATCCACGGCCTGTTCGCCGAAAGCGCCTTCCTCTTCCCCCTGTCCACCCTGTGGGACATCAATTGGTGGCTGTGGCACGGGGTCAAGGTCCTGCTCTACATGGGGATCCTGGCCTTCCTGGTCTTTGGCTACATCTATGCGGTGCGCAAGATCCAGGGGGTCAAGAATGCCCTGTCCCGCTCCAATGAGCGGCTCCAAGAGCAGCAAGAGCAGCTGGAGTTCAGCTACCGGGTCCTGAGCTGCCGTACCACCATCACGGAATGCGGGGCGGGAACGCTGGACATGGAGCGGATCCTGGAGACCTTCGAGACGGCGGTGGGCCGATTGGTTGGGCCCGTGTCCGGACGTTTCTACATCGACGCCTCGGTGCTGCGTAACCCCGATTTGCTCAAGGACGAGCTGCTGGGGGACAGCGGGGCGGAGCGCCTTGCCTTCCAGGAACAGGACAACCGGGCGGCCGAGTCCGGAAGAGGCGTGTGCGTGGACGTGCACGCCCACGGCCGGCGCCTGGGGCGCCTCTCCCTTTGCTGGGGGGAGGCCGAGGATCCCGGCCAGGACCGGATGGGGGAGATCCTGAGCATGGTGGACGGGGCCTCCCAGGCCCTTGCCGGGGCCATCCTCTACCGGGAGACGGTCTGGGAAGGCGGGGTGCAGGACACCATGCAAACCATCGTCTCGATGATCAACTCGGCGGGGGACGTACGGGACATTTTGAATGTGGTCTGCCGGGACGGAGCTCGGTTGCTCAAGGCGGAGGCGGCCGCCATCTGGCTGGCGGATGCGCAGGAGGACAGTCTGCGTCGGTACGCGTGCTGCCACCCGGAATTTTCGCCCATGGAGGGGCGGCTCGGGGAATGGCCCCTCGAGGAGCATAGCGGCCCCCTGGAACGGGTGCTGCGGCGGAACAGGCCGGAGGCGGTGGACCTGACGGTACACCCCAAGCTGCGGGGCCTGTTTGCCCAGGGGGGCGGGCCGTGCCGGCAGGGCGCCATTTTCCCCGTGGAGGGGCGCGATGGGGTGCTTGGGCTCCTTGTCCTGTGCCGCAATATGGACGTCCCCTTCTCCGGGGAGACCATGGCCAAAGCGCAGCTTCTGGCCATGCACGCTGGCATGGCCCTGCAAGACGCCTTTCTCATCCAGGAGCTGAGCGCGACAAACGAGCAGCTCCAGCGGACGCAGCGGGAAAAGATCCGCTCGGAGAAGCTGGCAGCCATCGGCCAGATGTCCGCGGGGATCGCCCACGAGATCCGCAATCCCCTGGGAGCCATGTCCAATTGCCTGAAGATCCTGAACAGCCCCGGTACCGGGGAGCACGCGCGCGACCGGGCCCTGCGCATCCTCGAGGAGGAGGCCCGGCGCCTGGAGAAGACCGCCAGCGACTTCCTGGATTTCGCCCGCCCGGCGGGGGAGATGCTGCGCGAAAGCGATCCGCGCCGCCTCCTGGCCTCGGTGGAGGAAGAGGCCCAGGCCCACCTCGCCGGCCAGGACGCGGACATCCAGCTGTTGGTGGATGCCCCTCCGGCTCTCCCCATGTGCAGGATGGATTCCGACCGCCTTCGGCAGGCCCTCTGGAACCTGTTCCTGAATGCCGTGAAGGCCTGCGGCGATGCGGGGCGTATCCGGCTCTGCGGAACGTCTCTGGACGGCGAGCTCCGGCTCGCCGTGGAGGACGACGGGCGGGGCATTGAACCGGAACAAATGGAGGACATTTTCGAGCCCTTCTTCACCACCAACGCCTCGGGATCCGGCCTTGGACTGGCCATCGTCAAGCAGGTCGTGGAGAGCCAAGGAGGGCGGGTGGAGGTGTCCAGCGTCCCGGGGTCGGGCACCACCGTCGCCCTGATTCTTCCCCTCACGGAGGAAGCGCATGTCCAGCGGTCAACGGTCTCCGGAAACCTCGCCGGATAA
- a CDS encoding protease complex subunit PrcB family protein, with product MTGWGKALGRGSALAVWLVLGADAAHGGGVPLPDPAWGMRGAQCGPEEPTAVRVSGGGGKAAGFELGDLEGAGSGTRIVVGAGTRPTGGYRLELGEPPASQRGRTLVVRVAVRPPPEGAMVTQALTRPCGVLRIPGTGGFDRVEVRLNERAWRFPLGDGA from the coding sequence ATGACCGGGTGGGGAAAAGCCCTTGGCCGGGGGTCGGCCCTGGCCGTCTGGCTGGTGCTGGGGGCCGACGCGGCCCATGGCGGGGGCGTCCCCCTGCCAGATCCGGCCTGGGGGATGCGGGGAGCCCAGTGCGGCCCGGAGGAGCCCACCGCGGTCCGAGTTTCGGGGGGCGGGGGCAAGGCGGCGGGCTTCGAGCTTGGCGATCTGGAAGGGGCCGGTAGCGGTACCCGGATCGTGGTGGGAGCCGGCACGAGGCCCACCGGCGGATACCGTCTGGAGCTCGGGGAGCCGCCGGCTTCCCAGCGGGGCCGAACCTTGGTGGTGCGGGTGGCGGTCCGCCCGCCTCCGGAAGGCGCCATGGTGACCCAGGCCCTCACCCGGCCTTGCGGCGTGCTGCGAATTCCGGGAACGGGCGGCTTTGACCGCGTCGAGGTGCGCCTGAACGAGCGCGCCTGGCGCTTCCCTCTCGGCGACGGGGCCTGA